agtgcacttgctggtacaacTGTATGAAAGTGTGGgtattcgtgcaccaagtttttggtgccgttgtccgggattgttcgagtttgttTAAACCGACGGATTGTCTTGCTCCCTAGATCAAATATTGTCTTTGATTTTTGcaagaatattttattttattttatttttttcttttcttttatttttcaaaaattttaaacctttttcaaaaataatttttcttttctttgtttaatttttgttcttcGTTTGAATCTTACCTGTTCCTGtttttcaattccaaaaattttaaaactttttcaaaaacaactttCAAACGGTTTATTTTCAAGCATCCTTAGCTttctgtttgagtcttgtgttcaTGTTCTTggttaaaaatttcgaaaatccTGAGTCccttttctaaaaatttttcaaaattattgtctttttgtttgagtctttgtttttgttcttaaggcaatttttgatttttgtggtatctttctttctaaaaattttcaaaaatagtgtcttcttgtttgaagctTGTgtcaaatttctaagtttggtgtcttcttgttatttttcttttaattttcgaaaatttgtgtttagttttctaaaaattttaaatttgatgttCTTTGTGTGTTcttatgttctttaaatttcttgagttttgttgtttgtgttcttgtgtcttttacttatttttctctatcattattaaattcaaaaaaaataaatatatatcttttcaaattttaattttcaatattttcgacatttttaaataaaaattcagattttaatttcaaaattttatcttatcttatcttagttttcaattttcaaaatccaaatcttttcaaaaaataaaaaacatatctttttcaaaaaaaaatcatatctttttcaaattttatcttatctttttcaattttcaaattaagaattcaaattttattttttaaaattaaatctttttcaaaataaaatttcaaaatcttatctttttcatatctttttcaaatattttttgttacttattttatcttttctaacttcaagttttaaaattaaatctctttcaaatctatttaacttcttttcttatcttttcaatttcaaatttaaatgttttcttatcttatctcttatattattttaaatttaaatattttcttaattaattaactaccttctctctcctctttattaaaacttcctaactaacttcttctctcttttaatttttgaaaattctcttcttcttcttctctctcttctattttcgaaatttaataactaaaatttaaattctttttaattaattaattttagtttcggtttaaataaataaataaaataaaaacaaaaatattttaatttttattcatctCTTCTACTCCTatctcttcttctattcctATTTCTGTTTCCTCTTTTACTACCTTTCTTCACCATGAACCCAAATGGGAATGAAGAGTTTAGAAGAACTCTAGGATCCTAAATAAATCCCACTgctgacttctatgggagaagtaTTAGCATACCTCACATCAAAGCAAGTAGCTTTAAATTAAACCTTCAACTCATTACCATAGTGTAGCAAACCTACCAGTTTTCTGGACTTCCctaggaagaacctacagaattCTTAGCAAATTTCTTAAAGCTTGCTGATACTGTACACCAGGAGGGAGTAGACCAAGATGTCTACATAttattgcttttttcttttgctctaAAGGACCAAGCAAAGAGGTGGTTGGATAACCAGCCTAGATCTAGCTTGAAAACTTGGACACAGTTAGCAGAAAAGTTTTTAAATCAATACTTTCTTCCAAGAAAGATGACCTAGCTGAGACGATGTCTGTGGAAGGTATCGGAGGATGCTAAAGAAATGTCCCactaaaatattttcagaatgggtacaATTAGACATATTCTATTATGGACTTTTAGAAATGGCTAGAATGTCTTTGGACCACGCTGCTGGTGGATccatacacatgagaaagaccattgaagaagctcaagagcttattgaatCTAACCCTTCAAAGCAAGATAGCCCACTGACTCAGCAACTACACGACCTTGCCCAGCAGATACTGGAACTGCAAGAGTCATTGCGAGAAACTCAGGATTCTAACAGAAATATAGAAGCCCAGTTGAGTCAGACAAGGCAGCAGTTATCTAAGCAGATAAAAGATGAATACCAGGCTATCcaactaagaagtgggaaaTCCTTGAACACCCAACCTCAGTACAATAAGAAAGAAAATCCCATAGAGGAGAACCAGGTCTCTATGCAAGATGACTCTGGGCATTCAAACGCCCAAGGAGGAAGCActcttggcgttgaatgccagaaaaggggtaGCAACaagggcgttgaatgcccaagcACAGGAGGACAGCCATAtactgataacaacccttctaagcAAGCTAATAATCCCCTTCCAACACACATGGCATTCAGCCTTCATCAACCAAGATTGATGATTACATGGCTAAGATGTCATTTCCTCAAAAACTCTGTCAAGAGGAAAAGGATAAACagtttgcccgctttgcagaatATCTCAGAACTTTAGAGGTCAAGATTCCTTTTGCAGAGGCTCTTAAACAGATACCTTCTTATGCAAAGTTCATGAAGGacatcttaagtcataagaaggattggaaagAGATAGAAACAGTTCTCCTCATTGaaggatcctggaagctttatgataccatgcactcTAGGTGATGCTTGTAGAaggacagccctatgtgaccttggagcaagcatcaacctaatacctTCTTCATTAATAGAGAAGCTTTGTTTGACTGAGAAAGTCAAACCAACCTGCATATGCCTTCAACTTACTGATGGTTCCATTAAAATTCCATCAGGggtaattgaagacatgattgtcaaggttggaccCTTTGTCTTTCCCACCAACTTTGTGGTATTGGACATGAAAGTGCACAAGAGTGCATCCcttatcctaggaagacctttcctagttACAGGACAGACCCTCAATGATGTTGAAAGAGAGAAAGTAACCTTAAGAGTCAATGAGGAAAAGTTTGTACTGAATGctatcaaagctatgcagcatctagACATTCCTGAGGAATGCATGAGCATTGACCTCATTAATTccctggtggaagaggtcaacaTGGCCGGGAGCCTAAAGGAAGGGCTAAATGAGATCCTTGATGATACTCAGCATGATTCAGAGGAACTTCTGGAGAGCTCTGAAGAAAAGGATAAGCCTCCAAAGCTTGAGCTTAAGCCATTACCatcatccctgaaatatgcatttttgggagatAGAGACAACTATCctgtgattataagctctgctttagagccaTAGGAAAAGAAGCACTAATTAAAGTGCTCAAAACACATAGGACCGCCCTTGGGTGGACTATAAGTgaccttaagggcattagccctgCCCGATACATGCATAAAATCCTgctggaggataatgccaaaccagtagTGCAAACAGAAAGGCGATTGAATCCAGTTATGAAGGAAGTAGTGCAAGAGGAAGTCACTAAGCTCTATGAGCCTGGGATCATTTATCCCATTTTCGATAGCCcatgggtgagccctgtccaagttgttcccaagaagggaggcatgacagtggttcataatgaaaagaatgaactgatcCCTAAAaggacagttacagggtggcatatgtgcattgactatagaagACTCAATGACGCCACCAGGAAAGATCAGTTTCCTTTACCCTTCATtaaccaaatgctagaaagactaacAGGAGATGCTTTTTACTACTTTTTACTACCTCCACCTACTAATGTCAACGCAATCAGAAGCTTCCCaggacatgcaggattttacaagtggttcataaaatttttttcaaaaattacaaaatcccTGTGTAATCTCTTGGCCACTAATGTTCTATTCGTCTTTGACTAAGAATGCATGCATGCCTTTGATACTCTAAAAGCCAATCTTGTCACTACTCCTATCTTCTCTGCACCCAACTGGGACTTGTCATTTGagctaatgtgtgatgctagtgatcATGCAATTTGCATAGTCCTGGGGCAAAGACATGACaaacttctgcatgtcatttattatgctagtcgTGTATTAAATGATGCGCAGAAAAACTACACTACTACAGAaaaggagttacttgcagtggtctatgccgttgacaagttcagatcctactGAGTAGGATCTAAGGTCATTATTTATACTGACTATGATGCTCTAAAGTATCTATTCACTGAGCAGGATTCCAATCCCAGACTTAAAAAGATGGGTATTActcctgcaagagtttgatatagaaattagAGACAGAAAAAGGACAGAAAATCAGGTGGCTAATCACTTGTTCCGGATTGAGCCAGTAGCAGGGACTTCTTTTCCCTCCACTAATATATCCAAATCCTTTCTATATGAGCAACTCTGTGCCATCCAAACAGTACCTTgctttgcagacattgcaaattacaagGGTACTAGGTTCGTTCCCAAATAGTTTACCAGGCAGCAAGCtcaaaaactcatgcatgatgcaaagtactacctatgggatgaaccatatctctttaagagatgctcAGATGGAATAATCCGACGTTGTGTGTCTGCAGAGGAGGCACAGAGAATTTTATGCCATTGCCATAGCTCAGACTATGGAGGACACTTTGGAGGTAAGCGGACAACCACCAAGGTACTCCAAAGTGGCTTTTACTGTCCTACTCTGTACAagggatctagagagtttgtcTGTAATTGTGATAATTGCCAAAGAGCTGAAAATCTTCCTCATGGTCATGGCATGCCTCAGTAAGGAATCCTGGAGATTGAGCTGTTTGACGTATGGGGCATAGATTACATGGGACCCTTCCTGCCTTCATACTCAAACATCTACATCCttgtggcagtggattatgtgtcTAAATGGATTGAAGCAATAGCAACATCCACTAATGACCCTAGAGTAGTAATGAAGTTCCTCCAAAAGAATTGAGaacatcttcagtagatttggtgtccctaggaCACTAACTAGTGATGAAGGAACTCATTTTTGCAATAGACAGTTGGATTTTGTCTTAAGTCGTTACGGAGTTCGCCATAAAATAGCAATACCGTATGATCCCcaaacaaatgggcaagctaaagtctcaaatagagaactaaagcgAATCTTAGAAAGGACAATAAATGCCTCAAGAAAGGATTGGACTAGAAAGCTTGATGATActctgtgggcatatagaaTAGCTTTCAAAATCCCCATTGGAACTTCACCATATCAGTTAGGATATGGGAAGTCTTGTCATTTACCAATGGAACTAGAACACAAAGCCTATTGGGCTACTACATTCctcaaccttgatgctatggaAGCAGGAGAGAAACGGATTCTCTAACTAAATAAGTTGGACAAATTCCACTTAAATgtatttgaaaatgcaaaattctataaggaaaaggcaaaaaggtggcatgacaggaagttatcttccagagtctttgaaccaggacagaaagtcctgctcttcaactcaagactcaaactgTTTCCTGGGAAACTCAAATCCCGCTGGATGGGACCATTTGTGATTACCAAGGTATCACCTTACAGACACATAGAACTTCAAGGTAAAGAAACCAGGTTCACTATTAATGGACAGAGGGTCAAGCATTACTTTGGAGGAGATATAGAGCCAGGGGACTCAATACTGTTACTAAGTTAAGTACACTGGCTGGGCCTTTAACGCCCAAAGGGGAGCACAagcctagcgttaaacgccagccaggaagACCTacttgggcatttaacgcccaagaGGGAGGACTactctggcgttaaatgccataaTGCTAGCATTCTGagagtttaaacgccagccagatagCATGGAGGTAATCTCAAAATTCTCATCTTCTCTTGATTCAACTCATctttttccaattcaatttcgaaaattctttgttttttaagtcaaattttgttcaaatatttcaatttcaatttaattccaattttaaaagtatttttttcaaatttttttcaatttctttcaaaatattttcttttcttgttcatatcttttattaaacattaaaatcttttttctacttttatcttatctttaaaatattttatatatttttaatatcttttcttatctgtGACTCTCTCCCTCACTCACCACCTCTCATTTGAATTTTATTCTACtcctttcttctacttctcttttctacttcttcctttcttAACTTTTGCCTGAGGATGAGcaaatattctaagtttggtgtggaaggAGCCCTGTTCTCTCATCAAGAACTCAATCCCATGGTTTCAAGAAGTGGCGAAGCCACCccaaagaacaagaaagaagaCAAACATGTTCGATTCTTTACCAAGTTGCATGAAGAATATTATCACAAGATAATGAGTAAGAGGCCAATAATCCCTGAAGTGGGATTCAAATTAGGAGAAGaagaatatccggagatccaagagcaaattcgaaggAGAGGCTTGGAGATTCTAACTGAACCTGAATTTAAAGTTGAATATAATATGATCCATGAATTCTATGTAAATCTATGGATGATAGATAAGCAAAAGGAAGATGGAACCACATTCCATACCTTTTGCACTATGGTATGGGGAGGTGGTGCGGAATTTAcgac
This sequence is a window from Arachis duranensis cultivar V14167 chromosome 2, aradu.V14167.gnm2.J7QH, whole genome shotgun sequence. Protein-coding genes within it:
- the LOC107474558 gene encoding uncharacterized protein LOC107474558, translated to MARMSLDHAAGGSIHMRKTIEEAQELIESNPSKQDSPLTQQLHDLAQQILELQESLRETQDSNRNIEAQLSQTRQQLSKQIKDEYQAIQLRSGKSLNTQPQYNKKENPIEENQPSSTKIDDYMAKMSFPQKLCQEEKDKQFARFAEYLRTLEVKIPFAEALKQIPSYAKFMKDILSDACRRTALCDLGASINLIPSSLIEKLCLTEKVKPTCICLQLTDGSIKIPSGVIEDMIVKVGPFVFPTNFVVLDMKVHKSASLILGRPFLVTGQTLNDVEREKVTLRVNEEKFVLNAIKAMQHLDIPEECMSIDLINSLVEEVNMAGSLKEGLNEILDDTQHDSEELLESSEEKDKPPKLELKPLPSSLKYAFLGDRDNYPVIISSALEP